A single region of the Pan troglodytes isolate AG18354 chromosome 18, NHGRI_mPanTro3-v2.0_pri, whole genome shotgun sequence genome encodes:
- the C18H16orf82 gene encoding protein TNT, translating to MSLVPGQHCSPSHTRLHLTSPITMGTEPATQNTEFSKGSLIYGVTSPQRGHSQHSEASQGPLSLDKPLQLPPIFLEGEKGESSVQNEQEGEPSLQSPSLELQSPAWPRHAGAAQEPLKVSSSYLSDTQSSESHVSSVQHPRPEEGSHASLSSGYAGDKEGSDISLVGSHRRVRLNRRLNTQAASNQTSQLGSTDPPSSLKSRLTGPAHSTKQTGGKE from the coding sequence ATGTCACTGGTGCCAGGACAGCATTGTTCTCCCTCCCACACCCGCCTTCACCTCACAAGCCCCATCACCATGGGAACGGAGCCAGCCACTCAGAACACAGAGTTTTCAAAGGGCAGCCTTATATACGGAGTCACCTCTCCCCAGAGAGGTCACAGCCAACATTCAGAGGCCTCCCAGGGCCCCCTCTCCCTGGATAAACCACTTCAGCTGCCCCCGATTTTTCTCGAGGGAGAAAAAGGGGAATCCTCTGTCCAGAATGAGCAGGAAGGAGAGCCAAGCCTACAGTCACCCAGCTTAGAGCTCCAGTCCCCTGCGTGGCCACGCCATGCAGGAGCGGCTCAGGAGCCCCTGAAAGTGTCCAGCAGCTACCTCAGTGACACCCAGAGCAGCGAGAGTCATGTTTCCAGCGTGCAGCACCCCAGGCCGGAGGAGGGCAGCCATGCCAGCCTGAGCAGCGGGTACGCAGGGGACAAGGAGGGCAGTGACATCAGCTTGGTGGGCAGCCACCGGAGAGTGCGGCTGAACAGAAGGCTCAACACCCAGGCGGCCAGTAACCAAACCAGCCAGCTGGGCTCCACAGACCCTCCCAGCTCTCTAAAGAGCCGGCTGACTGGCCCCGCCCACAGCACCAAGCAGACTGGAGGGAAAGAGTGA